Proteins co-encoded in one Meiothermus sp. genomic window:
- a CDS encoding ABC transporter ATP-binding protein encodes MSLLVLEGLSKQFGGLAAVNNCNLSIEAGEIHALIGPNGAGKTTLINLIAGMLPPSRGQLRFQGENITHLPAHQRVHRGLARTFQITNLFKNYTVRTNLELAVQARAGSSFRFWQPVAREKHLTEAALAVAEQVGLAGRFERVVGQLSHGEQRQLEVGLALASRPRLLLLDEPMAGLGAEESERMVALIAQLAQHHTILLVEHDMGAVFRLARRISVLVYGQVIASGSPAEIRANPEVHKAYLGDEGGAK; translated from the coding sequence ATGAGTCTGCTGGTGCTCGAGGGCCTCAGCAAGCAGTTCGGCGGCCTGGCCGCGGTGAACAACTGCAACCTGAGCATCGAGGCGGGTGAGATCCATGCCCTCATCGGCCCCAACGGGGCTGGCAAGACCACCCTGATCAACCTGATTGCAGGGATGCTCCCCCCCAGCCGGGGGCAGCTTCGCTTCCAGGGGGAAAACATCACCCACCTGCCGGCCCATCAGCGGGTGCACCGGGGCCTGGCCCGCACCTTCCAGATCACCAACCTGTTCAAAAACTACACCGTGCGCACCAACCTCGAGCTGGCCGTGCAGGCCCGCGCGGGCAGCAGCTTCCGCTTCTGGCAGCCGGTCGCACGGGAAAAGCACCTGACCGAAGCCGCCCTGGCCGTGGCCGAGCAGGTGGGGCTGGCCGGGCGCTTCGAGCGGGTGGTGGGCCAGCTCTCCCACGGCGAGCAACGCCAGCTCGAGGTGGGCCTGGCCCTGGCCTCCCGGCCCAGGCTGCTGCTCTTAGACGAGCCCATGGCCGGCCTGGGGGCCGAGGAGTCGGAGCGCATGGTGGCGCTCATCGCCCAGCTCGCACAGCACCACACCATCCTGCTGGTCGAGCACGACATGGGGGCGGTTTTCCGGCTGGCCCGGCGCATCTCGGTGCTGGTCTACGGGCAGGTCATCGCCTCGGGCAGCCCCGCGGAGATAAGGGCCAACCCCGAGGTGCACAAGGCCTACCTGGGCGACGAAGGGGGTGCAAAGTGA
- a CDS encoding ABC transporter ATP-binding protein, with amino-acid sequence MSALLEIEQLETFYGPSQVLFGVSLRVEEGQVATLLGRNGMGKTTTVRSIMGLTPARRGQIRLAGRSTLALAPEQIAALGVALVPEGRQIFPNLTAEENLIAFAANRNQSPEPWTLARIWALFPRLKERRNNLGYQLSGGEQQMLAIGRALMTNPRLLILDEATEGLAPLLREEIWRVLRLLKENGQTILVIDKYLERLLPLADQHTILERGRVVWQGDSRALAQRPEVWKQYLSV; translated from the coding sequence GTGAGCGCCTTGCTGGAAATTGAGCAGCTCGAGACCTTCTACGGCCCCAGCCAGGTGCTGTTTGGGGTAAGCCTGCGGGTGGAAGAGGGCCAGGTCGCCACGCTGCTGGGCCGCAACGGCATGGGCAAAACCACCACGGTGCGTTCGATTATGGGCCTGACCCCGGCCCGCAGGGGTCAGATACGCCTGGCCGGGCGATCCACCCTGGCCCTGGCCCCCGAGCAGATCGCGGCTTTGGGCGTGGCCCTCGTCCCTGAGGGGCGGCAGATCTTCCCCAACCTCACGGCGGAGGAAAACCTGATCGCCTTTGCCGCCAACCGCAACCAGAGCCCCGAGCCCTGGACGCTGGCGCGCATCTGGGCGCTTTTTCCACGCCTGAAAGAGCGCCGCAACAACCTGGGATACCAGCTTTCCGGCGGTGAGCAGCAGATGCTGGCCATTGGCCGGGCCCTGATGACCAACCCCCGGCTCCTGATTCTGGACGAGGCCACCGAGGGGCTGGCTCCCCTTTTGCGCGAGGAGATCTGGCGGGTTTTGCGGCTGCTGAAGGAAAACGGCCAGACCATTCTGGTGATTGACAAGTACCTCGAGCGCCTCTTGCCCCTGGCCGACCAGCACACCATCCTGGAGCGGGGGCGGGTGGTCTGGCAGGGCGATTCCCGCGCCCTGGCCCAGCGGCCCGAGGTGTGGAAGCAGTACCTTAGTGTCTGA
- the dnaE gene encoding DNA polymerase III subunit alpha: MATELNSSGQPHNPNTCPTCKFAHLHQHTQFSLLDGAARLKDLLKWVKQVSPEEPMLAMTDHGNMFGAVQFYKYATELGVKPIIGYEAYVAAESRFDRKQGKGLDGGYFHLTLLAQNMEGYQNLSRLASRAYLEGFYGKPRIDREILREHNAGIIALSGCLGAEIPQFILQERFEDAEKRLQEYLAIFGPERYFIEIQDHGLAEQHKVNRVLKEFADKYGLGLVATNDGHYVKKDDAEAHAVLLAVQSKATWDDPNRWKFPCDEFYVKSPEEMRQTFEDEKTLWGSRMDELFDNSVNIGRMCEVELVPKKVQYRIPKYPLPEGRTEVVYFRELTFNGLLKRYPDRVTPELYREFLRKLGRPVPHGDGEVLALELARIEDLEATRAHLPELSEGIQWDGWAILSRAIYELTVVERMGFPGYLLIVGDFINWAKDNGISVGPGRGSAAGSLVTYATRITNIDPLEYNLLFERFLNPARVSMPDIDTDFSDVRRGEVIEYVRQRYGDEMVAQIGTFGTLASKAAIKDAARVFGLPVKKADELAKLIPVTFGKPMPLDKAVETIPDLRAEMEKDPLVKRVLEVAQKLEGLSRQSSVHAAGVVISDVPLRDYIPLMRAGDTGAKVTQYDMGSVEALGFLKMDFLGLRTLSFLDECKRIIKESKGVELDYDNLPIDDAKTFELLGRGETKGVFQLDSAGMTSAVRGLKPRRIQDIIALGALYRPGPMENIPTYIRRHHGREEVSYPQFPNAEKFIRPILEETYGIPVYQEQIMQIATAVAGYSLGEADLLRRAMGKKKMEEMVKQRAQFKEGAAKNGIPAEEADRLFDLLEAFANYGFNKSHAAAYAILTYQTAYVKAHFPVEFFAAVLTVERHDSDKVAEYIRAARTAGVEVLPPDINQSGFSFRALEKSVLFGLSAVKNVGETPTELILRERERGGPYKSLPDFLRRLDGTVANKRVVESLIKAGAFDAFGPRGPMLAALDDLLKWAQAEREQAQSGMMGLFGESLEPVIPAVPQLDAITQLRMEKEALGIYVTGHPLSRYQGLREAASCTIEELPQAFAEHKGNRNRARLLLAGMVEGIVRKPTKSGGMLVRFTLADETGAVEVVAFGRAYDKISPRIAEDAAVLVVVEVEPDGEGETLRVVAQEVFPYHELEGLPKVLELELDMALMDEEKLMDLRSRLDEVAGPLPVQLKVRGPGGWALVEAREVRAAEEALPVLRELDWLEARLIPDREMLLGYGKPAEGNGFRNPKGPDQGPVVPF; the protein is encoded by the coding sequence ATGGCGACCGAGCTTAATTCATCCGGGCAACCGCACAATCCCAACACCTGCCCAACCTGTAAATTCGCCCACCTGCACCAGCACACCCAGTTCAGCCTGCTGGATGGGGCGGCCCGGCTCAAAGACCTACTGAAATGGGTCAAGCAGGTCTCGCCCGAGGAGCCCATGCTGGCCATGACCGACCACGGCAACATGTTTGGGGCGGTGCAGTTTTACAAATACGCCACCGAGCTGGGGGTCAAGCCGATCATCGGCTACGAGGCCTATGTGGCGGCGGAGTCGCGCTTCGACCGCAAGCAGGGCAAGGGGCTGGATGGGGGTTACTTTCACCTCACGCTGCTGGCGCAGAACATGGAGGGCTACCAGAACCTCTCCCGCCTGGCCAGCCGGGCCTACCTCGAGGGCTTCTACGGCAAACCCCGCATCGACCGCGAGATTCTGCGCGAACACAACGCCGGCATCATCGCGCTTTCGGGCTGCCTGGGGGCCGAGATTCCCCAGTTCATCCTGCAGGAGCGCTTCGAAGACGCCGAAAAGCGCTTGCAGGAGTACCTGGCGATTTTTGGCCCGGAACGCTACTTTATCGAGATTCAGGACCACGGCCTGGCCGAGCAGCACAAGGTGAACAGGGTTCTGAAGGAGTTCGCCGATAAGTACGGCCTGGGCCTGGTGGCTACCAACGACGGGCACTACGTCAAGAAAGACGACGCCGAGGCCCACGCGGTGTTGCTGGCGGTGCAGTCCAAGGCCACCTGGGACGACCCCAACCGCTGGAAGTTTCCCTGCGATGAGTTCTACGTCAAGAGCCCCGAGGAGATGCGCCAGACCTTCGAGGACGAAAAAACCCTCTGGGGCAGCCGCATGGATGAGCTGTTCGACAACTCGGTGAACATCGGGCGGATGTGCGAGGTGGAGCTGGTGCCCAAAAAGGTGCAGTACCGCATCCCCAAGTACCCTTTGCCCGAGGGCCGCACCGAGGTGGTCTACTTCCGCGAGCTGACCTTTAACGGGCTGCTCAAGCGCTACCCCGACCGGGTAACCCCCGAGCTGTACCGGGAATTCCTGCGCAAGCTAGGCCGGCCTGTGCCCCACGGGGATGGGGAGGTGCTGGCCCTCGAGCTGGCCCGCATCGAGGACCTCGAGGCCACCCGGGCCCACCTGCCCGAACTCAGCGAAGGCATCCAGTGGGACGGCTGGGCCATTCTGTCCCGCGCCATCTACGAGCTGACCGTGGTGGAGCGCATGGGCTTTCCGGGCTACCTGCTCATTGTGGGAGATTTCATTAACTGGGCCAAGGACAACGGCATCTCGGTGGGGCCGGGCCGCGGCTCGGCGGCGGGCTCGCTGGTGACCTATGCCACCCGCATCACCAACATCGACCCCCTGGAGTACAACCTGCTCTTCGAGCGCTTCCTCAACCCGGCCCGGGTCTCCATGCCCGACATTGACACCGACTTCTCGGACGTGCGCCGGGGCGAGGTGATTGAGTACGTGCGCCAGCGCTACGGCGACGAGATGGTGGCCCAGATTGGCACCTTCGGTACGCTGGCCTCCAAGGCGGCCATTAAGGACGCAGCGCGGGTGTTTGGCCTCCCAGTTAAAAAAGCTGACGAGCTGGCCAAGCTTATCCCGGTGACCTTCGGTAAGCCGATGCCGCTGGACAAAGCCGTTGAAACCATTCCCGACCTGCGGGCCGAGATGGAAAAAGATCCCCTGGTGAAGCGGGTGCTCGAGGTGGCCCAGAAGCTCGAGGGCCTCTCGCGCCAGAGCAGCGTACACGCCGCCGGGGTGGTCATCTCGGACGTGCCTTTGCGCGACTACATCCCCCTGATGCGGGCCGGGGACACCGGGGCCAAGGTCACCCAGTACGACATGGGCTCGGTGGAGGCCCTGGGCTTCCTCAAGATGGACTTTCTGGGCCTGCGCACGCTCTCGTTTTTGGACGAGTGCAAGCGCATCATCAAGGAGTCCAAGGGGGTCGAGCTCGACTACGACAACCTGCCCATCGACGACGCCAAAACCTTCGAGCTGCTGGGCCGGGGGGAGACCAAAGGGGTCTTCCAGCTCGACTCGGCGGGCATGACCAGCGCGGTGCGGGGGCTCAAGCCGCGCCGCATCCAGGACATCATCGCCCTGGGGGCGCTGTACCGGCCCGGCCCCATGGAGAACATCCCCACCTACATCCGCCGCCACCACGGCCGGGAGGAGGTGAGCTACCCGCAGTTCCCCAACGCCGAGAAGTTCATCCGCCCCATCCTGGAGGAGACCTACGGGATTCCGGTTTACCAGGAGCAGATCATGCAGATTGCCACCGCGGTGGCCGGCTACAGCCTGGGGGAGGCCGACCTGCTGCGCAGGGCCATGGGCAAAAAGAAGATGGAGGAGATGGTCAAGCAGCGGGCGCAGTTCAAGGAAGGGGCCGCCAAAAACGGCATCCCCGCCGAGGAAGCCGACCGGCTGTTCGATTTGCTCGAGGCCTTCGCCAACTACGGCTTCAACAAGAGCCACGCCGCGGCCTACGCCATCCTGACCTACCAGACCGCCTACGTCAAAGCCCACTTCCCGGTGGAGTTCTTCGCTGCGGTGCTCACGGTGGAACGCCACGACTCCGACAAGGTGGCCGAGTATATCCGGGCGGCCCGCACAGCCGGGGTGGAGGTGCTGCCCCCCGATATCAACCAGTCGGGTTTTAGCTTCCGGGCCCTGGAAAAGAGCGTGCTGTTTGGGCTTTCGGCGGTTAAGAACGTGGGCGAGACCCCCACCGAGCTCATTTTGCGGGAGCGCGAGCGGGGCGGGCCCTACAAATCGCTGCCGGACTTCCTGCGGCGGCTCGACGGCACCGTAGCCAACAAGCGGGTGGTGGAGTCCTTGATCAAGGCCGGGGCCTTTGATGCCTTTGGGCCTCGAGGCCCCATGCTGGCCGCCCTCGACGACCTGCTCAAGTGGGCCCAGGCCGAGCGCGAACAGGCCCAGTCGGGGATGATGGGGCTGTTTGGCGAGTCGCTCGAGCCGGTGATTCCGGCAGTGCCGCAGTTAGACGCCATCACCCAGCTTCGCATGGAGAAAGAGGCCCTGGGCATCTACGTGACCGGGCACCCCCTCTCGCGCTACCAGGGCCTGCGCGAGGCCGCGAGCTGCACGATAGAGGAACTGCCCCAGGCCTTTGCCGAACACAAGGGAAACCGCAACCGCGCGCGGCTGCTGCTGGCCGGTATGGTGGAGGGCATTGTACGCAAGCCGACCAAATCGGGGGGGATGCTGGTGCGCTTCACCCTGGCCGACGAGACCGGCGCGGTGGAGGTGGTGGCCTTTGGCCGGGCCTACGACAAAATATCCCCGCGCATTGCCGAGGATGCCGCGGTGCTGGTGGTGGTGGAGGTGGAGCCCGACGGCGAGGGGGAGACCCTGCGGGTGGTGGCGCAGGAGGTGTTTCCCTACCACGAGCTCGAGGGCCTGCCCAAGGTGCTGGAGCTCGAGCTGGACATGGCCCTGATGGATGAGGAAAAACTGATGGACTTGCGCAGTCGGCTCGACGAGGTGGCCGGGCCGTTGCCGGTGCAGCTCAAGGTGCGGGGGCCGGGCGGCTGGGCGCTGGTGGAGGCCCGGGAGGTGCGGGCCGCCGAGGAGGCCCTGCCGGTGCTGCGGGAGCTGGACTGGCTCGAGGCCCGCCTGATCCCCGACCGCGAGATGCTGCTGGGCTATGGCAAACCGGCCGAGGGCAACGGCTTCAGAAACCCTAAAGGGCCCGACCAGGGGCCGGTGGTGCCGTTCTGA
- a CDS encoding branched-chain amino acid ABC transporter permease: MPPSLFIEQVLNGFQFGLMLFLLAAGLTLVLGIMDTINLAHGSLYMIGAYLTATLVGATGSFWLAVLGAVLGTALIGMLLELSVLRQLYRRDHLSQVLATFALILIINEVVRMIWGSQPLLLSAPEALSGPVEILPGLYYPAFRLVIIGVGLLVALLLFWLVNRTRVGMWLRAGASNREMAQAMGVPIKPLFTLLFGVGAGLCAIAGAFLGPILAVQIGMGESILILAFVVIVIGGIGSIKGALVGALLVGLVDTAGRAFLPLLLSRVASPEVASNLGPALASILIYLLMAVVLFFRPQGLFPART; the protein is encoded by the coding sequence ATGCCGCCCTCACTGTTCATCGAGCAGGTGCTCAACGGCTTCCAGTTCGGCCTGATGCTCTTTTTGCTGGCCGCTGGCCTGACCCTGGTTCTGGGCATCATGGACACCATCAACCTGGCCCACGGCTCGCTGTACATGATCGGGGCCTACCTGACCGCCACCCTGGTGGGGGCCACCGGCAGCTTCTGGCTGGCCGTGCTGGGCGCTGTGCTGGGCACGGCCCTGATTGGGATGCTGCTCGAGCTCAGCGTGCTGCGCCAGCTCTACCGGCGCGACCACCTTTCCCAGGTGCTGGCCACCTTCGCGCTGATTCTCATCATCAACGAGGTGGTGCGGATGATCTGGGGCTCCCAGCCCCTGCTGCTCTCGGCCCCGGAGGCGCTTTCGGGGCCGGTGGAGATTCTTCCCGGCCTGTACTACCCGGCCTTCCGGCTGGTAATTATCGGGGTGGGGCTGCTGGTGGCGCTGCTTTTGTTCTGGCTGGTGAACCGCACCCGGGTGGGCATGTGGCTGCGGGCCGGGGCCTCCAACCGCGAGATGGCCCAGGCCATGGGCGTCCCCATCAAGCCCCTCTTTACCCTGCTGTTTGGGGTGGGGGCCGGGCTCTGCGCCATTGCGGGGGCCTTTTTAGGGCCCATTCTGGCGGTGCAGATTGGGATGGGCGAGAGCATCCTGATTCTGGCCTTTGTGGTGATTGTGATTGGCGGCATCGGCTCCATCAAGGGGGCCCTGGTGGGGGCGTTGCTGGTGGGCCTGGTGGACACCGCTGGTCGGGCCTTCCTGCCGCTTTTACTCTCGCGGGTGGCCTCGCCGGAGGTGGCCTCCAACCTGGGGCCGGCCCTGGCCTCGATTCTGATTTATCTGCTGATGGCGGTGGTTCTGTTCTTCAGGCCGCAGGGGCTCTTCCCGGCCCGCACCTAG
- a CDS encoding ABC transporter substrate-binding protein, protein MKKAVWLMVFLGLMGFSLALAQPRTVKVGFVSTLSGGGAALGIDVRDGFNLALRHLNNQLGGLPVEVIVADDQQNPDVARQAVDRMLKRDRVDFLTGIIFSNILLAVGDAIFEEKVFYISPNAGPSEYAGEQCSPYFVNVAWQNDNLHEAMGQYVQTRRFENVFLLAPNYPAGRDALTGFKRYFKGRVVAEVYHRLNQLDFSAEIAQIRAARPKAVYAFEPGAMGVNFIKQYAEAGLLREIPLFLPGFSADADVIRAVGRGMVGIYNSSQWTLELNNPINQRFVEDFRKTYNRIPTLYASQGYDTALLLDAAIKAVGGDLSKKDELRKAMLAGFNSTRGPIRFSPNGYPIQNYYLRQVIQQPGGEIVNRQVGTIFTNHRDAYVDRCKLR, encoded by the coding sequence ATGAAAAAAGCAGTTTGGCTGATGGTTTTCCTGGGGTTGATGGGTTTTTCTCTCGCGCTGGCCCAGCCCCGCACGGTCAAGGTTGGCTTCGTAAGCACCCTCTCGGGCGGTGGGGCAGCCCTGGGGATTGACGTTCGCGACGGCTTCAACCTGGCCCTGCGCCACCTCAACAACCAGCTCGGGGGCCTGCCGGTCGAGGTTATCGTGGCCGACGACCAGCAGAACCCCGACGTGGCCCGCCAGGCCGTGGATCGTATGCTCAAGCGCGACCGGGTCGACTTCCTCACCGGCATCATCTTTTCCAACATCCTGCTCGCAGTAGGCGACGCCATCTTCGAGGAAAAGGTCTTCTACATTAGCCCCAACGCCGGCCCCTCGGAGTACGCCGGGGAGCAGTGCAGCCCCTACTTTGTGAACGTGGCCTGGCAAAACGACAACCTGCACGAGGCCATGGGCCAGTACGTGCAGACCCGCCGCTTCGAGAACGTGTTCTTGCTGGCGCCCAACTACCCCGCCGGGCGCGACGCCCTGACCGGCTTCAAGCGCTACTTCAAGGGCCGGGTGGTGGCCGAGGTCTACCACCGGCTCAACCAGCTCGATTTCTCGGCGGAAATCGCGCAGATTCGCGCTGCGCGCCCCAAAGCCGTGTATGCCTTTGAGCCGGGGGCCATGGGCGTCAACTTCATCAAGCAGTACGCCGAGGCCGGGCTGCTGCGGGAAATTCCCCTCTTCCTGCCGGGCTTCTCGGCCGATGCCGACGTCATCCGGGCAGTGGGCCGGGGCATGGTGGGCATCTACAACAGCTCGCAGTGGACCCTGGAACTCAACAACCCCATCAACCAGCGCTTCGTGGAGGACTTCCGCAAAACCTATAACCGCATCCCCACCCTCTACGCCTCGCAGGGCTACGACACTGCGCTCCTGCTGGATGCCGCCATCAAGGCTGTGGGGGGCGACCTGAGCAAGAAAGACGAGCTGCGCAAGGCCATGCTGGCCGGCTTCAACAGCACTCGCGGCCCAATCCGCTTCAGCCCCAACGGCTACCCCATCCAGAACTACTACCTGCGCCAGGTAATCCAGCAGCCGGGCGGGGAGATTGTGAACCGCCAGGTGGGCACCATCTTCACCAACCACCGCGACGCCTACGTAGACAGGTGCAAGCTGAGATAG
- a CDS encoding branched-chain amino acid ABC transporter permease, whose protein sequence is MRWIFPTVLLGLLLAFPPIAAAMGLEFYQGLLTKIMIFALAASSLNLILGYGGMVSFGHAAYFGLGAYTVAILMREGVTSGWVIWAVAVGLSALLALLIGAISLRTRGIYFIMITLAFAQMIYYLVVSFKQYGGEDGLRARRPEFGLFELNDTTLYYLTLGVLLAALYLLYRLVHSRFGRVLQAIRENEARALALGYPVFHFQLVAFVLAGALAGLAGVLMAHYTQYASPNLLAWQQSGHLMMMVILGGVGQFWGGVLGALVLSLVEEILQDLTIHWQLGVGLILLFIVLFAPKGLAGLMRRGS, encoded by the coding sequence ATGCGCTGGATTTTCCCGACTGTCCTGCTGGGCCTGCTGCTGGCCTTCCCCCCCATTGCGGCGGCGATGGGCCTCGAGTTCTACCAGGGCCTCCTGACCAAAATTATGATTTTCGCCCTGGCCGCCAGCAGCCTCAACCTGATTCTGGGCTACGGCGGCATGGTGAGCTTCGGGCATGCCGCCTACTTTGGGCTGGGGGCCTATACGGTGGCTATCCTGATGCGCGAAGGGGTGACCTCGGGCTGGGTCATCTGGGCGGTGGCGGTGGGGCTCAGCGCGCTCCTGGCCCTGCTGATCGGGGCCATCAGCCTCCGAACGCGGGGCATTTATTTCATCATGATTACCCTGGCCTTCGCCCAGATGATCTACTACCTGGTGGTCTCCTTCAAACAGTACGGCGGCGAGGACGGCCTCCGGGCCCGGCGGCCCGAGTTTGGCCTGTTCGAGCTGAACGACACCACCCTGTACTACCTGACCCTGGGGGTGCTGCTGGCCGCGCTGTACCTGCTCTACCGGCTGGTGCACTCGAGGTTTGGGCGGGTCTTGCAGGCCATCCGGGAGAACGAGGCCCGCGCGCTGGCCCTGGGCTACCCGGTCTTCCACTTTCAACTGGTGGCCTTTGTGCTGGCCGGGGCCCTGGCCGGGCTGGCCGGGGTGCTGATGGCCCACTACACCCAGTACGCCTCACCCAACCTGCTGGCCTGGCAGCAGTCGGGCCACCTGATGATGATGGTGATTCTGGGCGGGGTGGGCCAGTTCTGGGGCGGGGTGCTGGGGGCGCTGGTGCTTTCTCTGGTGGAGGAGATTCTGCAAGACCTGACCATCCACTGGCAGCTTGGGGTGGGCCTGATTCTGCTCTTCATCGTGCTCTTTGCCCCCAAGGGCCTGGCCGGGCTGATGCGGAGGGGATCATGA
- a CDS encoding alpha/beta hydrolase, with translation MPEPAWYEQQYNPRLSVPNFADFFQRWAQEARQARQRLEYQTLPYGPGPKETLDLFTAPHSRALLVFIHGGYWRAFDKDDFSWIAPPLVRAGFSVAVINYALCPSVSIAEITEQCRRAVAWLYRAHPQPLIISGHSAGGHLTGEMFATPWADYGLPAGAIVGGISISGLFDLEPLIQVSFNSDLQLDAARARACSPAHKPPTVQAPLVLAVGALESGEFHRQSRLLKEAWPAICTEVIALPNCHHFNALDALTDTNSPLWEPFLRL, from the coding sequence ATGCCCGAACCTGCCTGGTACGAGCAGCAGTACAACCCCCGGCTCTCCGTCCCCAACTTCGCCGATTTCTTCCAGCGCTGGGCCCAGGAAGCCCGGCAGGCCCGCCAGCGCCTGGAATACCAAACCCTGCCCTACGGCCCCGGCCCCAAGGAAACCCTCGATTTATTTACCGCCCCCCACAGCCGGGCGCTGCTGGTCTTCATCCACGGCGGGTACTGGCGGGCCTTCGACAAGGACGACTTCTCCTGGATCGCACCCCCGCTGGTACGGGCCGGCTTCAGCGTGGCGGTTATCAACTATGCGCTCTGCCCCAGTGTGAGCATCGCCGAAATTACCGAGCAGTGCCGCCGGGCCGTGGCCTGGCTCTACCGGGCGCACCCCCAGCCGCTCATCATCAGCGGCCACTCGGCGGGGGGGCACCTGACGGGCGAGATGTTCGCCACCCCCTGGGCCGACTACGGCCTGCCCGCCGGGGCCATCGTGGGCGGAATTTCCATCAGCGGCCTCTTCGATCTGGAGCCCCTGATCCAGGTATCGTTCAACAGCGACCTGCAGCTCGATGCCGCCAGGGCCAGGGCCTGCAGCCCCGCCCACAAGCCACCGACCGTCCAGGCCCCCCTGGTGCTGGCAGTGGGGGCGCTCGAGTCGGGTGAGTTCCACCGCCAGAGCCGACTGCTCAAGGAGGCCTGGCCGGCGATCTGCACAGAGGTTATCGCCCTGCCCAACTGCCATCACTTCAACGCGCTGGATGCGCTCACCGACACCAATAGCCCGCTGTGGGAGCCCTTCCTAAGGCTTTGA
- the kynA gene encoding tryptophan 2,3-dioxygenase: MKDPTYQAAHTDFRHDLSYGDYLHLEEVLAAQQPLTEARDEMLFIVIHQVQELWMKLIIHELQSAMGLLAQGVIDPALKMLTRVCRAQEQMSSSWEVLKTMTPADYLEFRSAFGRASGFQSYQYRLIEFLLGNKEPFMMKPHQHKPAQYQHLEEALKSPSLYDLALRLVAARGLAVPAEVLERDYSQPYQPSEAIRNAWLQIYRQTALYWDLYYLAEKLLDVEDNFRRWRFNHLTTVERIIGYKQGTGGTAGVPYLKRALDIVLFPELWQVRTAL, translated from the coding sequence ATGAAAGACCCGACCTACCAAGCTGCCCACACCGATTTCCGCCACGACCTCTCGTATGGCGACTACCTGCACCTGGAAGAAGTTCTGGCGGCCCAGCAGCCCCTTACCGAGGCCCGCGACGAGATGCTCTTCATCGTGATCCACCAGGTACAGGAGCTGTGGATGAAGCTGATCATCCACGAGCTGCAAAGCGCCATGGGCCTTCTGGCGCAGGGCGTCATTGACCCCGCCCTCAAGATGCTGACCCGGGTCTGCCGCGCCCAGGAGCAGATGAGCTCGAGCTGGGAGGTGCTCAAGACCATGACCCCTGCCGACTACCTCGAGTTCCGCTCGGCCTTTGGCCGGGCCTCGGGGTTTCAGTCGTACCAGTACCGCCTGATCGAGTTCCTGCTGGGCAACAAAGAACCCTTCATGATGAAACCCCACCAGCACAAACCCGCGCAGTACCAGCATCTGGAAGAGGCCCTGAAGTCTCCCAGCCTCTACGACCTGGCCTTGCGCCTGGTGGCGGCTCGAGGCCTGGCAGTTCCCGCCGAGGTGCTGGAACGCGACTACAGCCAGCCTTACCAGCCCAGCGAGGCCATCCGCAATGCCTGGCTGCAAATCTACCGCCAGACCGCCCTCTACTGGGATCTGTACTACCTGGCCGAAAAACTGCTGGACGTGGAGGACAACTTCCGCCGCTGGCGCTTCAACCACCTGACCACAGTGGAGCGCATCATCGGCTACAAGCAGGGCACCGGCGGCACCGCTGGGGTTCCTTATCTCAAGCGGGCGCTGGACATCGTACTCTTCCCCGAGTTATGGCAGGTGCGCACCGCGCTCTAG